In a genomic window of Virgibacillus sp. SK37:
- a CDS encoding galactokinase gives MAEHDLFTQFQSIFQTGHHPAPFFAPGRINLIGEHTDYNGGNVFPAAISFGTYALARKRHDQLLRFYSLNFSEKGIIECELNELDYDDKHDWANYPKGMIQALKQQGHSINAGMDILYYGNIPNGAGLSSSASIEMVTGVLLEELFDLNIERLAMIKLGQQVENNYIGVNSGIMDQFAIGMGKKNHAMLLDCQTIDFQYAPVELEDHIIMIMNTNKQRTLAGSKYNERREQCEAALRDLQTELAINSLGDLTNEQFEKHQHLIQDEVNCKRARHAVTENQRTLKALDELHAGNLSEFGRLMDASHQSLKEDYEVTGVELDTLVAAARKQDGVLGARMTGAGFGGCAIAIVEKKHQDAFRDQVNAIYREQIGYDATFYPASISDGAKKLDDVGSVPAAE, from the coding sequence ATGGCAGAACACGACCTATTCACCCAATTCCAATCCATTTTCCAAACTGGTCATCACCCTGCTCCATTTTTTGCACCGGGAAGAATCAATCTCATTGGGGAACATACTGATTATAATGGTGGAAACGTTTTCCCTGCAGCGATTTCCTTTGGCACGTATGCATTGGCAAGGAAGCGACATGATCAGCTGCTGCGGTTTTATTCGCTCAATTTTTCCGAAAAAGGTATAATTGAATGTGAACTTAATGAATTAGACTATGACGACAAACATGATTGGGCGAACTATCCAAAAGGCATGATTCAGGCTCTGAAGCAGCAGGGGCATTCAATCAATGCTGGGATGGATATTCTTTATTATGGCAATATCCCGAACGGTGCTGGTCTTTCCTCTTCTGCGTCCATTGAAATGGTGACAGGTGTACTGCTTGAGGAATTATTCGATTTAAACATCGAGCGGCTTGCCATGATCAAGCTTGGTCAGCAGGTGGAAAATAATTATATTGGGGTAAATAGTGGCATCATGGATCAGTTTGCCATTGGCATGGGTAAGAAAAATCATGCGATGCTACTAGACTGCCAGACAATTGACTTCCAATATGCGCCGGTAGAGCTTGAGGATCATATCATTATGATTATGAACACAAATAAACAGCGCACACTTGCTGGCTCAAAATACAATGAGCGTCGGGAGCAATGTGAAGCAGCTCTTCGTGATTTACAGACAGAGCTTGCCATTAACAGTCTTGGTGACTTAACGAATGAGCAATTTGAAAAGCATCAGCATTTAATTCAGGATGAGGTCAATTGTAAGCGCGCCCGCCATGCAGTCACGGAAAATCAACGCACACTTAAGGCATTAGATGAACTGCATGCTGGTAACCTGTCTGAGTTTGGACGTCTTATGGATGCCTCTCACCAATCATTGAAAGAGGATTATGAAGTGACTGGTGTAGAGCTGGATACCCTTGTAGCGGCCGCTCGCAAGCAGGATGGCGTACTCGGCGCGAGAATGACAGGCGCAGGCTTCGGTGGTTGTGCAATTGCTATTGTAGAAAAGAAACATCAGGATGCATTCAGGGATCAAGTTAATGCTATTTATCGCGAGCAAATTGGCTATGATGCAACCTTTTACCCGGCAAGTATTTCTGATGGGGCAAAAAAATTAGATGATGTAGGGAGCGTGCCTGCGGCTGAATAA
- a CDS encoding sensor histidine kinase, producing MKRKNTLENKIKKYFSLIFFSMLIIVSAIILQYTNKNFQEQSHIYLKSMVRSNLELLDSNFGRLQNLAYVIAGDPTVQAAVAYRNQAEKIDYSIELYNQRNVHEKLRQFKLMPYIKNAVIIGEKGKELYSYKEYLKDNYNFEKQGWFNELNKIEKNSYNNSYFTNFHNTNYLINSKGENTISMVTPIQNMGDYSLKNKSYLLNDIDLSSILLKNPRENGVQLAIHNNQEWLQFPELIDASNEQIKELKKRIKKGEKYFLLHGKSWGEQDLLVVMNTSKTTGWSIVGIKSLTEIRKSEITVLIFIIGLIILSSIIITSVSGMISKTILVPMNRLIIKFNRIAEGDYSVRFEENSSEEINKLSHSAEHMIQNMTALSDKVLLEQKRLSKEQMKALQHQINPHFLNNVLQSIKAFAVNGDTEKISRLTTLLGKMMAYSVYQPYEKVALKTELKYTEQYISIQNIRFENKIHYSIYCEEGLENVRIPKLIIQPLVENSMNHGFKNQMHGFLNISVEKEDQDISIIVTDNGTGISKEEVSDIQQSFISKDTYHAKKSIGLMNVDKRIKSEFGETFGLKIVSDNKRGTTVIITIPNLGEE from the coding sequence ATGAAAAGAAAAAATACTTTAGAAAATAAAATCAAAAAGTATTTTTCGCTTATTTTCTTTTCTATGTTAATAATTGTAAGCGCTATAATATTACAGTATACAAATAAAAATTTTCAGGAACAAAGCCATATATACTTAAAAAGCATGGTGAGATCAAATTTAGAGCTTTTGGATAGTAATTTTGGACGTTTGCAAAATCTCGCTTATGTTATAGCTGGTGATCCGACTGTACAAGCAGCAGTAGCTTACCGAAACCAAGCAGAAAAAATAGATTATTCCATAGAGTTATATAACCAGCGGAATGTCCATGAAAAGCTCAGACAGTTTAAGTTAATGCCATATATAAAGAATGCGGTAATTATCGGGGAGAAGGGAAAAGAATTATATTCATACAAGGAGTATTTAAAAGACAACTACAATTTTGAAAAACAGGGTTGGTTCAATGAATTAAATAAGATAGAGAAAAACTCTTACAATAATAGCTATTTCACTAATTTCCATAATACAAATTACTTAATAAATAGTAAGGGAGAAAATACTATATCCATGGTTACTCCCATACAAAATATGGGGGATTACTCTTTAAAAAATAAATCATATTTGCTAAACGATATAGATTTATCTTCTATCCTATTAAAGAATCCAAGAGAGAATGGTGTGCAACTAGCAATACATAATAACCAGGAGTGGCTGCAATTCCCGGAATTAATAGATGCTTCTAATGAGCAGATTAAAGAGTTAAAGAAGAGAATTAAAAAAGGGGAAAAGTATTTCTTATTGCATGGTAAAAGTTGGGGAGAACAGGACCTTTTGGTTGTAATGAATACTTCTAAAACTACCGGTTGGAGTATTGTTGGAATAAAAAGCCTGACAGAAATTCGTAAATCAGAAATTACAGTGCTGATATTCATTATCGGACTGATTATATTATCTTCTATTATCATTACGAGTGTTTCAGGAATGATTTCTAAAACGATATTGGTGCCAATGAACAGATTAATAATTAAATTTAATAGAATTGCTGAAGGGGATTATTCAGTTCGCTTTGAAGAAAATAGTAGTGAAGAAATAAATAAGCTTTCACACTCAGCTGAACATATGATTCAAAATATGACAGCACTTTCCGATAAAGTGCTATTAGAACAAAAAAGACTGTCTAAAGAACAAATGAAAGCCCTTCAACACCAAATTAACCCACATTTCTTAAATAATGTACTGCAGTCGATTAAAGCTTTTGCTGTTAACGGAGATACGGAAAAAATATCAAGACTAACTACGCTGTTAGGGAAGATGATGGCTTACTCTGTTTATCAGCCTTATGAAAAGGTGGCTTTGAAAACAGAGTTGAAATACACAGAGCAATATATTTCAATTCAAAATATTCGTTTTGAAAATAAAATTCATTACTCCATTTACTGTGAAGAAGGGTTGGAAAATGTGCGAATCCCTAAGCTAATTATCCAACCTTTAGTAGAGAATTCGATGAATCATGGATTTAAAAACCAGATGCATGGATTTTTAAATATATCTGTAGAAAAAGAGGATCAGGATATTTCTATTATTGTAACAGACAATGGAACTGGTATAAGTAAAGAGGAAGTAAGTGACATACAACAGAGTTTTATATCCAAAGACACTTATCATGCTAAAAAAAGTATAGGATTAATGAATGTAGATAAAAGGATCAAGAGTGAGTTCGGAGAAACATTCGGTTTGAAAATAGTTTCCGATAATAAGCGGGGTACGACAGTTATCATTACTATTCCAAATCTGGGAGAAGAATAG
- a CDS encoding response regulator, which yields MLKVLLVDDEILTVRMLQSLIDWRQYNLELAGVAQDGVEAYEAFEKYNPHIVITDINMPNMNGIEFVKKAKRRNKHTEFILVSAYGDFSYVQEAMKEGCSDYILKPVDEQELNKALATVIEKINGEKEQKRKMEENEEQIKRLELSTYMRTGHESTRTRDLPQSGSFNFENYYLLIIQMNHNTIDEYVSMHNMEMMQLDHMNELLDSVLNSYKNILFEYEEDSWVILISEINQEELKKLSKDIIQLVHTHYNINVMACFSDVITGISDLPVQYKKTKLLSRYNFYIDSDNVLGFGYNYKEEDFNQIPSADLVKEVEAALKEKDIMNAEKLIDEIFFLSKNINPMDLDYIYDICFQIIMLLKNIVLQYHTKTEQNNRILMLTYQDLLNLKSFKELKEFMWIAIEQTLQQDEKSRNKYSKIVEESIQILKERYNENLTLDGICNQISVSKSYFSYLFKREVGINLWSYLTELRLNEAKRLLLETDMKSWEISFEVGYENPSYFSKLFKKYESMTPNEYRKQKK from the coding sequence ATGTTAAAGGTATTATTGGTGGATGATGAGATTCTCACAGTTCGTATGCTTCAAAGTTTGATCGACTGGAGACAGTATAACTTGGAGCTGGCAGGTGTGGCTCAAGATGGCGTAGAAGCTTATGAAGCTTTTGAAAAATACAACCCTCACATAGTCATCACAGATATTAACATGCCAAATATGAATGGGATTGAGTTTGTAAAAAAGGCCAAAAGAAGAAATAAACATACAGAATTTATTTTAGTTAGTGCATATGGTGATTTCTCCTATGTCCAGGAAGCTATGAAGGAAGGGTGCTCTGACTATATTTTAAAGCCGGTAGATGAACAGGAATTAAATAAAGCACTTGCCACCGTAATCGAAAAAATAAACGGAGAAAAAGAACAAAAACGTAAGATGGAAGAAAATGAAGAGCAGATTAAAAGATTGGAACTCAGCACATATATGAGGACAGGGCATGAATCCACTCGTACTAGAGATCTTCCCCAAAGCGGTTCTTTTAATTTTGAAAATTATTATCTACTAATCATTCAAATGAACCACAATACAATAGATGAATATGTAAGTATGCATAACATGGAAATGATGCAACTGGATCATATGAATGAGCTTTTGGATAGTGTTTTGAATAGCTACAAAAACATTTTATTTGAATATGAAGAAGATTCATGGGTGATTCTAATTTCAGAAATAAATCAGGAAGAGTTAAAGAAACTCAGCAAAGACATCATTCAACTTGTACATACCCATTATAATATAAACGTTATGGCCTGTTTTAGTGATGTCATAACAGGGATAAGCGATCTTCCAGTACAGTATAAAAAGACCAAACTTTTATCTCGTTACAACTTTTATATTGATTCGGACAATGTATTAGGGTTCGGATATAATTATAAAGAGGAAGACTTCAATCAAATTCCCAGTGCTGACCTGGTGAAGGAAGTAGAAGCTGCACTCAAAGAAAAAGATATCATGAATGCAGAAAAATTAATCGACGAAATTTTTTTCTTGTCCAAAAATATTAATCCCATGGATTTAGATTATATCTATGATATTTGCTTTCAAATCATTATGCTATTAAAAAATATCGTATTACAATATCATACGAAAACGGAGCAGAACAATCGCATATTAATGCTAACTTATCAGGATTTGTTGAACTTAAAAAGTTTTAAAGAGCTTAAAGAATTTATGTGGATTGCGATTGAACAAACACTCCAACAGGATGAAAAATCCCGAAATAAGTATAGTAAGATAGTAGAGGAAAGTATACAAATACTAAAAGAAAGATATAACGAAAACCTCACGCTTGATGGAATATGCAATCAAATTTCGGTAAGTAAAAGCTACTTCAGTTATTTATTTAAAAGGGAAGTAGGAATTAACTTATGGAGTTATCTTACTGAGCTAAGATTGAACGAAGCAAAAAGACTATTACTTGAAACCGATATGAAGAGCTGGGAAATCTCTTTTGAGGTTGGTTACGAAAATCCCAGTTACTTTTCAAAGCTTTTTAAAAAATATGAATCGATGACCCCTAATGAATACCGAAAACAGAAAAAGTAA
- a CDS encoding glycoside hydrolase family 31 protein: MKIKMQEQEFWYGGYVHEGINQPIGKDDVYKIDLRTNQTPNQSMPLFLSSKGRYLFGEKGFVISFDKGSIEVIGEVIYKEGFQNLKGAYLQAMSNHFPFDNNKLSMELFSNPIYNSWIELTFFQNEKDILSYAEDILNSGMPAGVLMIDDGWSDYYGKWSFNKEKFPDPKAMIQKLHSQGFHVMLWVSPYITPDTLEYRELRDKGMLIETKEGKPFITEWWNGYSAVLDFSNPSTALWLKQQLDQLCDIGVDGFKFDGGDSTYYQEDNVTYGNVTPDEQSLLWAKFGAQYSFNEYRVSAKAGGMSLLQRLCDKQHSWEENGIKSLIPNSLLQGITGHPFCSPDMIGGGEYLDFEEMEDAALDTELFIRHSEIACLMPAMQFSAAPYRVLNNEDFKKILLSIEIRKNYQSVIEQLVLHAKESGEPIIRYMTYEFPSEPVQKITDQFMLGSNILVAPITSKGEEGRKVYVPQGSWQYRDKVMDSEGSYHYFSSQQGEPIILEKK; this comes from the coding sequence ATGAAAATTAAAATGCAGGAGCAGGAATTTTGGTATGGAGGATATGTACACGAAGGTATAAATCAGCCTATTGGAAAAGATGACGTGTATAAAATTGATTTACGCACGAATCAAACCCCAAATCAATCCATGCCGTTGTTTTTATCCAGTAAGGGCAGGTATCTCTTTGGTGAGAAAGGATTTGTTATAAGCTTTGATAAGGGAAGTATTGAAGTAATAGGAGAAGTAATATATAAAGAAGGATTTCAAAATTTAAAAGGTGCCTACCTTCAAGCAATGTCTAATCATTTTCCCTTCGATAACAATAAATTAAGTATGGAGCTGTTTAGCAATCCTATTTACAATAGTTGGATTGAGTTAACCTTTTTTCAAAACGAAAAGGACATCTTGTCATATGCAGAGGATATCTTGAATAGTGGCATGCCTGCTGGGGTGTTAATGATTGATGATGGATGGTCGGATTATTATGGAAAATGGTCTTTTAATAAAGAAAAGTTTCCAGATCCAAAAGCAATGATTCAAAAGCTACACAGTCAAGGGTTTCACGTAATGCTGTGGGTAAGCCCGTATATAACTCCTGATACGTTAGAATATAGAGAGCTTAGAGATAAAGGAATGCTAATTGAAACAAAGGAAGGTAAGCCGTTTATCACGGAATGGTGGAATGGGTATTCTGCAGTACTGGACTTTTCAAACCCTTCTACGGCATTATGGTTGAAGCAACAGTTGGACCAATTATGTGATATAGGTGTGGATGGATTTAAGTTTGATGGGGGAGATAGTACATATTATCAAGAAGACAATGTGACATATGGTAATGTGACACCAGATGAGCAGTCTTTACTTTGGGCGAAATTTGGTGCACAATATTCTTTTAATGAATATAGAGTATCAGCCAAGGCGGGAGGAATGTCTTTACTCCAGCGTTTATGTGACAAGCAACATTCATGGGAAGAAAATGGTATTAAATCACTTATCCCTAACAGTTTATTACAAGGAATAACTGGACACCCATTTTGCTCTCCAGACATGATAGGCGGCGGTGAATATTTGGATTTTGAGGAAATGGAAGATGCTGCGCTCGACACGGAGCTTTTTATTCGCCATAGTGAAATAGCCTGTTTGATGCCGGCAATGCAATTTTCTGCAGCACCATACAGAGTATTAAACAATGAAGATTTCAAAAAGATTTTACTAAGTATAGAAATCCGAAAAAACTATCAATCTGTTATTGAACAGTTAGTATTACATGCTAAAGAATCCGGCGAACCTATTATTCGCTACATGACATATGAGTTTCCAAGTGAACCAGTACAAAAAATTACAGATCAATTTATGTTGGGAAGTAATATTTTGGTTGCACCCATTACTTCGAAAGGTGAAGAAGGCAGGAAGGTATACGTACCACAAGGAAGCTGGCAATATAGGGATAAGGTTATGGACAGCGAAGGATCTTACCATTACTTTTCAAGTCAACAGGGAGAACCTATTATATTAGAGAAGAAATAA
- a CDS encoding ABC transporter substrate-binding protein: MKKKAVTLLICMLMFATILAGCSGETKGSSEKSEDGVVKLRMMGYNPESTRATYLKYLDEQLPNVDIEFEFVALDNFNNVLNSQLQAGEGPDIIEVGGETKLLAKANYLLDLTSKEFTSKYTDSGLKPYSVDDKVYATPLQSWFEGIFYNKAIFKENNIEVPKTWDEFIAISKELSDKGIKPQIMGAQSWEPMMKQSIGLVNNEFYADEESKNFDEAFNEGEAKLAEEWLPAVKEWSRVIEEGILTEEMLGLSYDQALDQFATGKAAMWESGPWAVETIMEKNPDIELGMFPIPGKEEGDGWLIGGPGSALAINAKSEHIDEAVKVLEITATEEAQEALVKDNAGSSFLEGMAVDLGEIYEDSEGAFKAGNVYAPWTAVWTSGNPIVEAYGKSLQEVLAGVKTVEEALKDADDVNENLRNTLK; this comes from the coding sequence GTGAAAAAGAAAGCGGTTACGTTGTTAATATGTATGCTTATGTTCGCAACAATCTTAGCGGGTTGTAGTGGAGAAACGAAAGGTAGTTCAGAGAAATCAGAGGATGGCGTAGTGAAACTTCGCATGATGGGATACAATCCGGAGTCTACTAGAGCAACCTACTTAAAATATTTGGATGAACAACTTCCTAATGTAGATATTGAGTTTGAATTCGTTGCACTTGATAACTTTAATAATGTATTAAATTCACAACTACAAGCTGGAGAAGGTCCGGATATTATTGAAGTGGGTGGAGAAACAAAACTATTAGCAAAAGCAAATTATTTACTAGATTTAACGAGTAAGGAATTTACGTCAAAATATACCGATTCTGGTTTAAAGCCATATTCCGTAGATGATAAGGTTTATGCTACACCTCTACAATCATGGTTTGAAGGGATCTTTTATAATAAAGCTATCTTTAAAGAAAATAATATAGAGGTTCCTAAGACTTGGGATGAATTTATTGCCATAAGTAAAGAGCTATCTGACAAAGGTATTAAACCACAAATAATGGGGGCTCAATCATGGGAGCCAATGATGAAACAAAGTATTGGTCTAGTAAACAATGAATTTTATGCAGATGAAGAGAGTAAAAACTTTGATGAAGCGTTTAATGAAGGGGAAGCAAAACTAGCAGAGGAATGGCTTCCAGCAGTAAAAGAATGGTCAAGAGTAATTGAAGAAGGTATTTTAACGGAAGAAATGTTGGGGCTCAGCTATGACCAGGCACTTGATCAGTTCGCTACCGGTAAAGCAGCGATGTGGGAAAGTGGCCCTTGGGCAGTAGAAACTATTATGGAGAAGAATCCGGACATTGAGCTTGGAATGTTTCCTATCCCTGGAAAAGAAGAGGGAGATGGTTGGTTAATTGGTGGGCCAGGTTCTGCGCTAGCGATAAATGCAAAATCGGAACATATTGATGAAGCAGTTAAAGTGTTGGAGATAACAGCAACTGAAGAAGCTCAAGAAGCTTTAGTTAAAGATAATGCGGGAAGTTCATTCCTGGAAGGTATGGCGGTTGATTTAGGAGAAATTTATGAGGATAGTGAAGGTGCATTCAAAGCAGGTAATGTATATGCCCCTTGGACTGCAGTATGGACGTCCGGTAATCCTATTGTTGAAGCATATGGAAAATCATTGCAAGAAGTTCTGGCAGGTGTAAAAACAGTAGAAGAGGCACTGAAGGATGCGGATGATGTTAACGAAAATTTACGAAACACTCTAAAATAA
- a CDS encoding carbohydrate ABC transporter permease, with protein MYNKQRERVFMLMILPAFIGFMILFIAPTAMSFFYSLTNWSVYNSTLEFVGLENFKLLFQDKKTVAAITNTIKYALLITIFQNVIAILLAVFLNKKTAGMNFVKSLVFLPAVLSILVVGFLFQYIMTSADYGLLNNIIQFFGGEPVNWLGNPKIALYSVLATQVWQWAGWSMVIYIANLKSIDSSLYEAADIDGAGPIRKFFSVTLPLLYPAVSFNILMSLIGGMKVFDVIFAMTKGGPGYATETIMTTMIREGFNSGRNAYASALAVVFFIAVFILSRIVITFLNRWERKIS; from the coding sequence ATGTACAACAAGCAACGTGAAAGAGTCTTTATGTTAATGATTCTTCCAGCTTTCATTGGATTTATGATTCTTTTTATTGCGCCCACAGCTATGAGTTTTTTCTATAGTTTAACAAATTGGTCTGTTTATAATTCTACGCTTGAATTTGTTGGCCTGGAAAATTTTAAACTTCTATTCCAGGATAAAAAAACAGTAGCTGCAATTACAAACACGATTAAATATGCTTTATTAATTACCATTTTCCAAAATGTGATTGCTATTTTGCTAGCGGTATTTTTGAATAAGAAAACTGCTGGAATGAATTTTGTTAAGTCTTTAGTTTTTTTACCAGCAGTATTGAGTATTTTAGTTGTTGGATTCCTATTTCAATATATTATGACTTCAGCAGATTACGGATTGCTTAACAATATAATTCAATTTTTCGGTGGTGAACCTGTAAATTGGCTCGGTAATCCAAAAATTGCACTTTACTCCGTATTAGCAACACAAGTCTGGCAATGGGCTGGTTGGTCAATGGTAATATATATAGCAAACTTAAAAAGTATTGATTCCTCGCTTTATGAGGCTGCAGATATTGATGGGGCAGGACCGATAAGAAAGTTCTTTTCAGTCACCTTACCACTGTTATATCCAGCAGTATCTTTTAATATTCTAATGAGCCTTATTGGAGGAATGAAAGTTTTTGATGTTATTTTCGCCATGACAAAAGGTGGGCCTGGTTACGCAACAGAAACAATAATGACTACGATGATTCGGGAAGGTTTTAATAGCGGGAGAAATGCCTATGCATCCGCTCTTGCGGTGGTCTTCTTCATAGCAGTATTTATTTTATCGCGAATTGTAATTACTTTCCTAAATAGATGGGAGAGAAAAATATCATGA